The Campylobacter sp. MG1 genome contains the following window.
TTTCGCCACTAATATCTAAAATATCAAATGGATTAGAAAACTCATTTACTCTTTTTGCAAAATAAACAGCTTCTTCTCTTTTGCCATCAAACTCAATTCCTTTAAATTTATAGCTTTCTTTTGCATGTTCTAAATAATTTATTCCTAAGCATATTACATCTTGATAAGGAGATTTGATTGGAGATAATAACTTAACTTCACTAAGCATAAAAGCATCTTCAATCAATTCTAATCTATCAAAATAAGAAGAATAATTTTTAAAATAACCCACCTTATTATTATCGCCTAAATTCCCATGATAAACTACATTATCTTTCATAAATCTAATCAATTTCATACTAACCCCTTTTTACTAGATTTTCTAAAATATATTGCTCTAATTTTGTCTTAGGTATGCTAAGTTCATTTGCTTTATTATAAATTTCAACAACAATTGAGTTGTATTTTTCATATTCAAAATGCGATAAATGTATTTGCCACGCTGCTTTTATTTGTCTAAGACTTGCTATTTTTCTTGTATAAATCTTAAAAATATCAAAACATATAAAAATAGCAGAAGTTACAAATACAGCACTAATTAAACTAAAATGAAAGTCAATTTTTTCAAATAAAAAATGAGTAGCAATAGTTAATGGTGTAAGCACGATTAAGCACAATATAAAATATATAAAATAAGTATTAAAATAATTAAACTTAAAATGTAATTTCGCTGGGTCAATTAGCATTCCTTCATTATAAAGGCTATTTGCTTCTATTAAATCTAAAAATTTTACAGGCTCGTTTGAGAATTTAAAAAGCTTATTAATTAGTAATTCTTTCATTTCAATCCTTAAAAATTTCATTATATTTTAACGCTGCTAAATCAAAAAATTCTTTAGCTTTTTCATCTCCTAAAGCTTTTTGAACGCACTCTTCAAATTCTGGTAAAAGTTTTAATAATTTATCTTTTAATTCATCACTAGGTAAAGTCTTTATGGTATTTAAAACAGATACTAAAGCTAAGGCTTTTTCTTTATCACTTTCAGGCATTAAACTTGCGTATTTATTAAATATTTCTTCTAAATTATCGCACAATAATGCACATTTTTCGTTTTCATTATGAATTAGGCTTAAAACTTCTTCTTGAGTAAAATTAGCTGTATTCTTTTCTTCTTTTCTTACAAAATCTCCGTGTTTATCAAGCTCTAAAAAAACTTTCTTTAAAATCGCTGCAAAAACTACAACTATTATAATTATACCAGCTAAGTAAATTGAAAATTCATTCATTTTTTAACCCTTTTTTAAAAACATTATCATAAACACTTAAAGCTACTGCTACAAAAATTATAGCAAAAGATAACATTTTATGAAAATTTATACTCTCATTGTATAAAAAAATAGCAACTAAAAAAGAAATTATCGGGCAAATATATTGCATATATGAAAGTAATGTTAAGCTTAATTTTTGTGTAGCATAATTGTATCCTAACATAGGTAGCAAGGTTACAAGCCCACTAAGTGCAAGTAATACTCCTAAATAATCAATATCAAAATGAGCTAAATTCGTTGGGATAGAAAATAAAAATATTAAAGCAAAAGGAGTGATTAATAATGTTTCTAAGAAAAACCCATAAACGCTACTTACATAAACTTTTTTACGAATAATAGTATAAAAATTAACTAAGAGCGCTAAAGTAATTGATAATATAGGTAAAGCTCCTAAAGTAATTACTTCAAATAAACACGCAAAAATCACTAAACTAACACTAATAATTCCTAATTTACTCATATTTTCCTTTAAAAATACTTTTGCAAAAATTATCCCAAATAATGGGCTTAAAAAATATCCTAAAGAAGTTTCTAAGATTAAATTCTTATTAACCATATAAATATAAAGACCCCAATCTCCACTAATTAAAGCACCACAAATAAAAAGATTAAAAGCCATTTTTAAAGATTTTAATTCTTGTAAAGCTTTTTTAAATTGCCCTATAATTATTAAAAATATTGCTAAAAATATAACCGACCAAACTATCCTATGCGACATTACTACAAAGGCATCTAATGTATCAAGTTGCTTGTAAAAAATAGGCACTAAACCCCAAAATACAAAAACAATAAAAGCTACAAAAAATCCATAATTCATAATATTCCTTGATTAACATAAAATTATATATAATAGTTTAAAAACATTAAAAGGACAATATAATGCAATGGAATATTGATAGTTACAAAAATTACAAAGCACTTCAACAACCAATATACGAAGATGAAAATAAATTTAATGAAATCGTAAATGAACTAAAAACATATCCACCACTTATATTTGCAATGGAAGCAAGAGAATTAAAAAACGAACTAGCTAAGGCTTGTACTGGAGAAGCATTTTTACTTCAAGGTGGAGATTGTGCTGAAAGTTTTGATGAATTTAATGCTAATAATATCCGTGATATGTTTAAATTATTTTTGCAAATGGCACTAATATTACAATTTGGTGGGTCAAAAAAAGTTGTAAAAGTAGCTCGTATGGCTGGACAATTTGCAAAACCAAGATCAAGTGATTATGAAGAAAAAAATGGCATAAAGTTACCTAGCTATCGTGGAGATATCATTAATTCTTATGAATTTAGTGAAAGTGCTAGAAAGGCTGATCCTATAAGAATGCTAAAAGCATATACTCAAAGCTCATCTACTTTAAACCTACTACGTGCATTTAGTGTAGGTGGTTTAGCTGATTTAAAACAAGTTCATAAATGGAATTTAGGTTTTGTTAGACGCCCTGATATAGATAATAGATATGCTGATTTGACAGCTAGAGTAACACAAGCTATTGATTTTCTTGAATGTTGTGGAATCACCAGTGAAAACGATGCTAGACTTAAAGAAAGTAAAATTTATACAAGTCATGAAGCCCTACTTTTACCTTATGAAGCAGCACTTACTAGGGTTGATAGCTTAAGTGGAGATTATTATGATTGCTCAGCTCATATGCTATGGATAGGTGAGAGAACTCGTGGGCTTGATGATGCTCATGTGCATTTTTTAAGTGGGGTTAAAAATCCTATAGGTGTAAAAATAAGTTCAAACGCAAATGCTAGTGATATATTAGCCTTAGCTGATAAGCTAAATCCACAAGATGAAGCGGGACGATTGAATATAATTATTAGAATGGGTGCTGAAAAAATTAGTAATCTTGATAAAATTTTTAAAGAACTAGCTAAAGAAAATAGAAAAATAGTCTATAGCATAGACCCAATGCACGGTAATACTCAAAGCGTAAATGGTTATAAGACTAGAAAATTTGATGATATTTTAGATGAAGTTAAAAATTTCTGGCATATTGCAAGA
Protein-coding sequences here:
- the rarD gene encoding EamA family transporter RarD; the protein is MNYGFFVAFIVFVFWGLVPIFYKQLDTLDAFVVMSHRIVWSVIFLAIFLIIIGQFKKALQELKSLKMAFNLFICGALISGDWGLYIYMVNKNLILETSLGYFLSPLFGIIFAKVFLKENMSKLGIISVSLVIFACLFEVITLGALPILSITLALLVNFYTIIRKKVYVSSVYGFFLETLLITPFALIFLFSIPTNLAHFDIDYLGVLLALSGLVTLLPMLGYNYATQKLSLTLLSYMQYICPIISFLVAIFLYNESINFHKMLSFAIIFVAVALSVYDNVFKKGLKNE
- a CDS encoding class II 3-deoxy-7-phosphoheptulonate synthase: MQWNIDSYKNYKALQQPIYEDENKFNEIVNELKTYPPLIFAMEARELKNELAKACTGEAFLLQGGDCAESFDEFNANNIRDMFKLFLQMALILQFGGSKKVVKVARMAGQFAKPRSSDYEEKNGIKLPSYRGDIINSYEFSESARKADPIRMLKAYTQSSSTLNLLRAFSVGGLADLKQVHKWNLGFVRRPDIDNRYADLTARVTQAIDFLECCGITSENDARLKESKIYTSHEALLLPYEAALTRVDSLSGDYYDCSAHMLWIGERTRGLDDAHVHFLSGVKNPIGVKISSNANASDILALADKLNPQDEAGRLNIIIRMGAEKISNLDKIFKELAKENRKIVYSIDPMHGNTQSVNGYKTRKFDDILDEVKNFWHIARANNIIPGGVHFEMTGQNVTECLGGSVGVSESDLARRYETQCDPRLNADQALELAFLIAELMKQ